One genomic region from Augochlora pura isolate Apur16 chromosome 7, APUR_v2.2.1, whole genome shotgun sequence encodes:
- the Emc1 gene encoding ER membrane protein complex subunit 1 isoform X2, whose product MAPLVWSSRGNINRFLTDIQILQCLIVLIGLFNLSVCLYEDQIGKFDWKQNYVGKIKFASFDTVSTAKKIIVATEENVVAALNLKSGQILWRRVLEKGYAGHIRAMGGVADGDLVSISGGVPAIVRAWDLATGHILHEWPMAEQNPDRRFSPFISFSTLGLYSANRIKDVKWHIKDGMLYHILPTYNSDIKVTSYDSKTGHKLQTRRVHAPFISQETECVLAAPYLACLKGDSSLAVLFLINLFDANAEPESVTINTIFGAGAQGPYHLEPVLGEEPVVSISADGNQRKRILVLRDTVTPIQRDIVGDAMLYIVSVDNEKVLLETTYKAGTTEITATELLTSTPMPNLSMTLTHSSLISPKVMSSVCPRQAKGVTCCHLLSSEDHSVSLLQHNKLIWTREEALASIVAVDIIELPMSDREQAIETEFDQKESIDVDSSWDVLSMMIRRVSSQFKQAKAFVQSILSNPPQPSNQRTDLVQDKFGLHKMIVLVTSTGKLFGIETRKGEIIWQLRVPSIRGFVKRSDAIVLYVQRGSRHFPYPPQCTLLAEDKTGEGILYTFNPITGQPLDGLIKLGYKIKQSMLLHITNDDFLRIILILDNRDKAYVYPEEATAMVASLGKNIYMFTADQTTGVLSGFSLSYSTTEELIAHKVWELLLSPRNQRITHVVSKNPIERVHSQGRVLSDRSVLYKYINPNLVAIVTEGVGYTNKNTLNLYLLDAVSGAMIFSIIHKRVRGPAHVVHSENWIVYSYFNEKSRRTEIASLELYEGEQQSNTTVFSSLSTTQLPIVERQAFIFPAAIESMRETITEKGITSKHIIVALANGGVLELPWKMVDPRRPINPEIREEGVIPYMPEIPIQMDAIINYNQSVFRVSGVHTSPSGLESTCLVFVHGLDLFYTRVAPSKTFDVLKEDFDYYLIMIVLAGLLISSYVTKKLASQKAQKQAWK is encoded by the exons ATGGCTCCGCTCGTATGGAGTTCTAGAGGGAATATTAACCGGTTTTTAACTGATATTCAAATATTGCAATGCCTTATTGTGTTAATcggactttttaatttatctgtGTGTCTCTACGAAGATCAAATCGGAAAATTCGATTG GAAACAGAATTATGTTGGTAAAATCAAGTTCGCTAGTTTTGACACGGTCTCAACagcaaaaaaaattattgttgctACTGAAGAAAATGTTGTTGCTGCGTTAAACCTTAAATCAG GACAAATCTTATGGAGACGTGTATTAGAAAAAGGATATGCAGGTCATATTCGTGCAATGGGAGGAGTTGCAGATGGAGATTTAGTATCTATAAGCGGAGGAGTACCAGCTATTGTTCGTGCATGGGATTTAGCTACAGGTCACATCCTTCATGAATGGCCCATGGCAGAACAAAATCCAGAtag acGATTCTCTCcatttatatctttttctaCATTGGGATTGTACAGTGCTAACAG AATCAAAGATGTAAAGTGGCACATAAAAGATGGTATGCTGTATCATATTTTACCTACCTATAATAGCGATATTAAAGTAACATCATATGATAGTAAAACCGGACACAAACTTCAAACAAGGAGAGTTCATGCGCCATTCATAAGTCAAGAAACAGA ATGTGTTCTGGCAGCTCCATATCTCGCATGTTTGAAAGGAGATAGTTCATTAGCTGTGCTATTCTTAATAAACTTATTTGATGCAAATGCTGAGCCAGAATcagttacaataaatacaatatttggTGCTGGTGCACAAGGTCCATATCATTTAGAACCAGTTTTAGGCGAAGAACCTGTTGTATCAATTAGTGCAGATGGTAATCAGAGGAAACGAATTCTTGTTCTAAGAGATACTGTCACTCCTATCCAAAGAGATATAGTTGGTGATGCCATGCTCTACATTGTTTCGGTCGACAATGAGAAAGTGCTTCTGGAAACAACATATAAAGCAGGA aCAACTGAAATTACAGCCACAGAACTTTTAACATCGACTCCTATGCCAAATTTATCTATGACTCTAACACATTCATCATTGATATCACCAAAAGTCATGTCTTCAGTTTGTCCTCGACAAGCAAAAGGCGTAACGTGTTGTCACTTATTAAGTTCAGAAGATCACAGTGTCTCGCTAttacaacataataaattaatttggacTAGAGAAGAAGCACTTGCTAGTATTGTGGCTGTGGACATTATAGAGTTACCTATGTCTGATAGAGAACAGGCTATTGAAACAGAATTTGATCAGAAAGAAA GTATTGATGTAGACAGTTCAT GGGATGTGTTAAGTATGATGATCAGAAGAGTCAGCTCACAATTCAAACAGGCTAAAGCATTTGTTCAATCTATATTGAGTAATCCACCACAACCTTCCAATCAACGTACTGACTTAGTACAAGACAAATTTGGGTTGCATAAAATGATTGTACTTGTTACATCAACTGGAAaa ttattCGGCATCGAAACGAGGAAAGGTGAAATTATATGGCAACTTAGAGTCCCAAGTATTCGAGGTTTTGTCAAAAGATCTGATGCGATAGTTTTGTATGTGCAACGTGGTAGTAGACATTTTCCTTATCCTCCACAGTGTACACTATTAGCAGAAGATAAG ACAGGAGAGGGAATTCTATACACATTTAATCCAATTACTGGTCAACCATTAGatggattaataaaattaggatataaaataaagcaatcCATGTTGCTTCATATTACAAATGATGATTTCTTACGAATTATTCTTATCCTTGATAATCGGGATAAAGCTTATGTATATCCTGAAGAAGCAACAGCAATGGTAGCATCGCTTGGTAAGAACATATATATGTTTACTGCTGATCAAACAACAGGTGTATTATCTGGATTTTCTCTGTCATATAGTACAACTGAG GAACTTATCGCTCATAAGGTATGGGAGCTATTACTTTCGCCGAGAAACCAAAGAATAACACACGTTGTATCGAAAAACCCAATAGAACGTGTTCACTCTCAAGGCAGAGTTTTGAGTGATAGATCTGTtctgtacaaatatattaatcctAACTTGGTTGCCATAGTAACTGAAGGTGTTGGATATACCAATAAAA ATACgcttaatctatatttattggaTGCAGTGTCCGGAGCaatgatattttctattatacacAAAAGAGTGCGTGGTCCAGCCCATGTTGTACATTCAGAAAATTGGATAGtatatagttattttaatgaaaagagTCGTAGGACCGAGATTGCTAGTCTAGAACTTTATGAAGGGGAACAGCAGAGTAATACCACAG TGTTCTCGTCTTTATCTACAACTCAATTGCCGATTGTGGAAAGGCAAGCTTTCATTTTCCCTGCAGCAATAGAATCAATGCGGGAGACTATCACAGAGAAGGGTATTACAAGCAAGCATATTATag tgGCCCTTGCCAATGGTGGGGTATTAGAGTTACCATGGAAGATGGTGGATCCACGACGGCCTATTAATCCAGAAATACGTGAAGAAGGTGTAATACCATACATGCCAGAGATACCCATTCAAATGgacgcaataattaattataaccaAAGCGTATTTAGGGTATCGGGTGTTCACACTAGTCCTAGTGGCCTTGAAAGTACTTGCTTAGTTTTTGTACATGGTCTTG acTTATTCTACACACGCGTGGCACCATCTAAAACGTTCGATGTTCTGAAAGAAGATTTCGATTACTACCTAATTATGATAGTGTTAGCAGGGCTCTTAATTTCATCATACGTTACAAAGAAGTTAGCTTCACAAAAAGCGCAGAAGCAAGCATGGAAATGa
- the Emc1 gene encoding ER membrane protein complex subunit 1 isoform X1: MAPLVWSSRGNINRFLTDIQILQCLIVLIGLFNLSVCLYEDQIGKFDWKQNYVGKIKFASFDTVSTAKKIIVATEENVVAALNLKSGQILWRRVLEKGYAGHIRAMGGVADGDLVSISGGVPAIVRAWDLATGHILHEWPMAEQNPDRRFSPFISFSTLGLYSANRIKDVKWHIKDGMLYHILPTYNSDIKVTSYDSKTGHKLQTRRVHAPFISQETECVLAAPYLACLKGDSSLAVLFLINLFDANAEPESVTINTIFGAGAQGPYHLEPVLGEEPVVSISADGNQRKRILVLRDTVTPIQRDIVGDAMLYIVSVDNEKVLLETTYKAGTTEITATELLTSTPMPNLSMTLTHSSLISPKVMSSVCPRQAKGVTCCHLLSSEDHSVSLLQHNKLIWTREEALASIVAVDIIELPMSDREQAIETEFDQKESIDVDSSWDVLSMMIRRVSSQFKQAKAFVQSILSNPPQPSNQRTDLVQDKFGLHKMIVLVTSTGKLFGIETRKGEIIWQLRVPSIRGFVKRSDAIVLYVQRGSRHFPYPPQCTLLAEDKKTGEGILYTFNPITGQPLDGLIKLGYKIKQSMLLHITNDDFLRIILILDNRDKAYVYPEEATAMVASLGKNIYMFTADQTTGVLSGFSLSYSTTEELIAHKVWELLLSPRNQRITHVVSKNPIERVHSQGRVLSDRSVLYKYINPNLVAIVTEGVGYTNKNTLNLYLLDAVSGAMIFSIIHKRVRGPAHVVHSENWIVYSYFNEKSRRTEIASLELYEGEQQSNTTVFSSLSTTQLPIVERQAFIFPAAIESMRETITEKGITSKHIIVALANGGVLELPWKMVDPRRPINPEIREEGVIPYMPEIPIQMDAIINYNQSVFRVSGVHTSPSGLESTCLVFVHGLDLFYTRVAPSKTFDVLKEDFDYYLIMIVLAGLLISSYVTKKLASQKAQKQAWK, translated from the exons ATGGCTCCGCTCGTATGGAGTTCTAGAGGGAATATTAACCGGTTTTTAACTGATATTCAAATATTGCAATGCCTTATTGTGTTAATcggactttttaatttatctgtGTGTCTCTACGAAGATCAAATCGGAAAATTCGATTG GAAACAGAATTATGTTGGTAAAATCAAGTTCGCTAGTTTTGACACGGTCTCAACagcaaaaaaaattattgttgctACTGAAGAAAATGTTGTTGCTGCGTTAAACCTTAAATCAG GACAAATCTTATGGAGACGTGTATTAGAAAAAGGATATGCAGGTCATATTCGTGCAATGGGAGGAGTTGCAGATGGAGATTTAGTATCTATAAGCGGAGGAGTACCAGCTATTGTTCGTGCATGGGATTTAGCTACAGGTCACATCCTTCATGAATGGCCCATGGCAGAACAAAATCCAGAtag acGATTCTCTCcatttatatctttttctaCATTGGGATTGTACAGTGCTAACAG AATCAAAGATGTAAAGTGGCACATAAAAGATGGTATGCTGTATCATATTTTACCTACCTATAATAGCGATATTAAAGTAACATCATATGATAGTAAAACCGGACACAAACTTCAAACAAGGAGAGTTCATGCGCCATTCATAAGTCAAGAAACAGA ATGTGTTCTGGCAGCTCCATATCTCGCATGTTTGAAAGGAGATAGTTCATTAGCTGTGCTATTCTTAATAAACTTATTTGATGCAAATGCTGAGCCAGAATcagttacaataaatacaatatttggTGCTGGTGCACAAGGTCCATATCATTTAGAACCAGTTTTAGGCGAAGAACCTGTTGTATCAATTAGTGCAGATGGTAATCAGAGGAAACGAATTCTTGTTCTAAGAGATACTGTCACTCCTATCCAAAGAGATATAGTTGGTGATGCCATGCTCTACATTGTTTCGGTCGACAATGAGAAAGTGCTTCTGGAAACAACATATAAAGCAGGA aCAACTGAAATTACAGCCACAGAACTTTTAACATCGACTCCTATGCCAAATTTATCTATGACTCTAACACATTCATCATTGATATCACCAAAAGTCATGTCTTCAGTTTGTCCTCGACAAGCAAAAGGCGTAACGTGTTGTCACTTATTAAGTTCAGAAGATCACAGTGTCTCGCTAttacaacataataaattaatttggacTAGAGAAGAAGCACTTGCTAGTATTGTGGCTGTGGACATTATAGAGTTACCTATGTCTGATAGAGAACAGGCTATTGAAACAGAATTTGATCAGAAAGAAA GTATTGATGTAGACAGTTCAT GGGATGTGTTAAGTATGATGATCAGAAGAGTCAGCTCACAATTCAAACAGGCTAAAGCATTTGTTCAATCTATATTGAGTAATCCACCACAACCTTCCAATCAACGTACTGACTTAGTACAAGACAAATTTGGGTTGCATAAAATGATTGTACTTGTTACATCAACTGGAAaa ttattCGGCATCGAAACGAGGAAAGGTGAAATTATATGGCAACTTAGAGTCCCAAGTATTCGAGGTTTTGTCAAAAGATCTGATGCGATAGTTTTGTATGTGCAACGTGGTAGTAGACATTTTCCTTATCCTCCACAGTGTACACTATTAGCAGAAGATAAG aagACAGGAGAGGGAATTCTATACACATTTAATCCAATTACTGGTCAACCATTAGatggattaataaaattaggatataaaataaagcaatcCATGTTGCTTCATATTACAAATGATGATTTCTTACGAATTATTCTTATCCTTGATAATCGGGATAAAGCTTATGTATATCCTGAAGAAGCAACAGCAATGGTAGCATCGCTTGGTAAGAACATATATATGTTTACTGCTGATCAAACAACAGGTGTATTATCTGGATTTTCTCTGTCATATAGTACAACTGAG GAACTTATCGCTCATAAGGTATGGGAGCTATTACTTTCGCCGAGAAACCAAAGAATAACACACGTTGTATCGAAAAACCCAATAGAACGTGTTCACTCTCAAGGCAGAGTTTTGAGTGATAGATCTGTtctgtacaaatatattaatcctAACTTGGTTGCCATAGTAACTGAAGGTGTTGGATATACCAATAAAA ATACgcttaatctatatttattggaTGCAGTGTCCGGAGCaatgatattttctattatacacAAAAGAGTGCGTGGTCCAGCCCATGTTGTACATTCAGAAAATTGGATAGtatatagttattttaatgaaaagagTCGTAGGACCGAGATTGCTAGTCTAGAACTTTATGAAGGGGAACAGCAGAGTAATACCACAG TGTTCTCGTCTTTATCTACAACTCAATTGCCGATTGTGGAAAGGCAAGCTTTCATTTTCCCTGCAGCAATAGAATCAATGCGGGAGACTATCACAGAGAAGGGTATTACAAGCAAGCATATTATag tgGCCCTTGCCAATGGTGGGGTATTAGAGTTACCATGGAAGATGGTGGATCCACGACGGCCTATTAATCCAGAAATACGTGAAGAAGGTGTAATACCATACATGCCAGAGATACCCATTCAAATGgacgcaataattaattataaccaAAGCGTATTTAGGGTATCGGGTGTTCACACTAGTCCTAGTGGCCTTGAAAGTACTTGCTTAGTTTTTGTACATGGTCTTG acTTATTCTACACACGCGTGGCACCATCTAAAACGTTCGATGTTCTGAAAGAAGATTTCGATTACTACCTAATTATGATAGTGTTAGCAGGGCTCTTAATTTCATCATACGTTACAAAGAAGTTAGCTTCACAAAAAGCGCAGAAGCAAGCATGGAAATGa